A DNA window from Xanthomonas campestris pv. campestris str. ATCC 33913 contains the following coding sequences:
- the thiL gene encoding thiamine-phosphate kinase, whose translation MPEFDLIARLRARIAARADVPLGIGDDAALLQPPVGEQLAITADTLNAGVHFPLETRAADLGWKTLAVNLSDLAAMGAQPRWCTLSLSLPHDDAAWVDAFADGFFALADLHGIALVGGDTTCGPLSCAVTAIGSLPPGAALRRDGARVGDDIWVTGALGEAAAALSLWQAGDLDVTVPATDAVQEQWRQHLLRPQPRVQAGLRLRGLAHACIDVSDGLLADLGHLCERSGVGAELALAALPQMPSTAGVTATQYSAWQLGGGDDYELCFTAAVQHRDAVLQALEFAQVAATRIGRIVAAPGVVVHDASGNPWQPPQRGYQHFVG comes from the coding sequence ATGCCCGAATTCGATCTGATCGCCCGCCTGCGTGCCCGCATTGCTGCGCGGGCCGATGTGCCCCTGGGCATCGGTGACGATGCGGCGCTGCTGCAGCCGCCGGTTGGCGAGCAGTTGGCGATCACCGCCGATACGCTCAATGCCGGCGTGCATTTCCCGCTGGAAACACGCGCCGCCGACCTCGGCTGGAAGACGCTGGCGGTCAATCTCTCCGATCTGGCCGCGATGGGCGCGCAGCCGCGCTGGTGCACCTTGTCGCTGTCGTTGCCCCACGACGATGCCGCGTGGGTGGATGCGTTCGCCGATGGGTTTTTTGCGCTGGCCGATCTGCACGGCATTGCTCTGGTCGGTGGCGACACCACGTGCGGGCCGTTGTCGTGCGCGGTCACCGCGATCGGCAGCCTGCCACCAGGCGCGGCGTTGCGCCGCGATGGCGCACGCGTCGGCGACGACATCTGGGTGACCGGTGCGCTGGGCGAGGCGGCGGCGGCATTGTCGCTGTGGCAGGCCGGCGACCTGGACGTGACGGTGCCGGCCACTGACGCCGTGCAGGAGCAGTGGCGACAGCACCTGCTGCGCCCGCAGCCACGCGTACAGGCCGGACTGCGCCTACGTGGGCTTGCCCATGCCTGCATCGATGTGTCCGATGGTCTGTTGGCCGATCTGGGGCATTTGTGCGAACGCAGCGGCGTGGGCGCGGAACTTGCGCTGGCTGCCTTGCCGCAGATGCCATCCACCGCCGGCGTCACCGCCACGCAGTACAGCGCGTGGCAACTGGGCGGCGGCGACGATTACGAACTGTGCTTCACCGCTGCCGTGCAGCATCGCGATGCGGTGCTGCAGGCACTGGAATTCGCACAAGTGGCCGCCACCCGCATCGGGCGCATCGTCGCCGCGCCCGGCGTGGTGGTCCACGATGCCAGCGGCAACCCATGGCAACCTCCGCAACGCGGCTACCAGCACTTCGTCGGCTGA
- a CDS encoding potassium-transporting ATPase subunit F, with protein sequence MPAWLSLLCGVAVFVAAAYLLYVVLRPEDF encoded by the coding sequence ATGCCTGCCTGGTTGTCCCTGCTGTGCGGCGTGGCCGTGTTCGTGGCGGCCGCGTACTTGTTGTACGTGGTGCTGCGGCCCGAAGACTTCTGA
- the kdpA gene encoding potassium-transporting ATPase subunit KdpA: protein MTETLLVYALAIVLAWPLGRYLAAVMRGAPMRGDAVFGWIERPLYAALGTRPQQGMSWRGYVAAFLLSNLVVGVLTWGVFMTQAWLPFNPDAIPNMRWDTALHTMVSFLTNTNQQHYSGQAQLSYLAQMTGIVGLQVVTPMMGLALAVATLRALFGGRAVANANDVAATASGPHSTALQDATASLATHETQPSIPAGAPLPDADVGNYWADVIRASVRVLLPLCLLWTLLLGWQGVPSTLQGAATATPLDSSAGMATQTIPVGPVAAMVAVKQLGTNGGGWYGPNSSVALENPTPLSNLLETLALVLLPMSVVFMVGYLTRRKRLTALVFGTMLLMSAASTGLLLWSEAHSVSAASPALMEGKEVRIGADASALWAALTTQTSNGSVNAMHDSLSPLSGLVTLVDMLINAIWGGVGCGLQQFVVYLLLSVFLAGLMTGRTPELFGRKIEAREVQLLALLILLQPLVVLGFTAVALSVPAWTANSNPGFHGISQVFYEYTSAFANNGSGFEGLGDATYWWNLSCAVVLALGRYPALILPLMVAARMATKRRAPESSGSLQIETPTFALTLMAIVLVLTVLQFMPALVLGPIAEHLALAAS from the coding sequence ATGACTGAAACATTGCTTGTCTATGCGTTGGCCATCGTGCTGGCGTGGCCCTTGGGTCGCTATCTGGCGGCGGTGATGCGCGGTGCGCCCATGCGCGGCGACGCCGTGTTCGGCTGGATCGAACGGCCGCTCTACGCAGCGCTTGGCACGCGCCCGCAGCAAGGCATGTCGTGGCGCGGCTACGTCGCCGCGTTCCTGCTCAGCAATCTGGTAGTGGGCGTGCTGACCTGGGGCGTGTTCATGACCCAGGCCTGGCTGCCGTTCAATCCCGATGCCATTCCCAACATGCGTTGGGACACCGCGTTGCACACGATGGTGTCGTTCCTCACCAACACCAACCAGCAGCATTACTCCGGCCAGGCGCAGTTGTCGTACCTGGCGCAGATGACCGGCATTGTCGGCCTGCAGGTGGTGACGCCGATGATGGGTCTGGCACTGGCGGTAGCAACCTTGCGCGCGCTGTTTGGTGGGCGGGCGGTTGCGAATGCCAACGACGTTGCAGCAACGGCAAGCGGCCCGCACTCCACCGCGTTGCAGGACGCGACAGCGAGCTTGGCTACGCACGAGACGCAGCCGTCAATACCGGCAGGCGCGCCGTTGCCCGATGCAGACGTGGGCAACTACTGGGCCGATGTGATCCGCGCAAGCGTGCGGGTGTTGTTGCCGCTGTGCCTGCTGTGGACGCTGCTGCTGGGCTGGCAGGGCGTGCCGTCGACCTTGCAGGGTGCAGCGACGGCGACGCCGCTGGACAGCAGTGCCGGCATGGCCACGCAGACCATTCCGGTCGGGCCGGTGGCAGCGATGGTGGCGGTCAAGCAGCTCGGCACCAATGGCGGTGGCTGGTATGGCCCCAACAGTTCGGTGGCACTGGAAAACCCCACTCCGCTGAGCAATCTGCTGGAAACGCTGGCGCTGGTGCTGCTGCCGATGAGCGTGGTGTTCATGGTCGGCTATCTCACACGGCGCAAGCGGCTGACCGCGTTGGTGTTCGGCACCATGCTGCTGATGTCGGCGGCATCCACCGGCTTGCTGCTGTGGTCCGAAGCGCATTCGGTCAGCGCCGCATCGCCCGCGTTGATGGAAGGCAAGGAAGTGCGCATCGGTGCCGACGCCTCGGCGTTGTGGGCCGCGTTGACCACGCAGACGTCCAATGGCTCGGTCAATGCGATGCACGATTCGCTCAGCCCGTTGAGCGGGCTGGTCACGCTGGTGGACATGTTGATCAACGCCATCTGGGGCGGCGTCGGCTGCGGGCTGCAGCAGTTCGTGGTGTATCTGTTGTTGAGCGTGTTCCTGGCCGGCCTGATGACCGGGCGCACACCGGAATTGTTCGGCCGCAAGATCGAAGCGCGTGAAGTGCAATTGCTGGCGCTGTTGATCCTGCTGCAGCCCCTGGTGGTGCTGGGCTTCACCGCGGTGGCGTTGTCGGTGCCGGCGTGGACGGCCAATTCCAACCCCGGCTTCCATGGCATCAGCCAGGTGTTCTATGAGTACACCTCGGCATTCGCCAACAACGGTTCCGGTTTCGAAGGCCTGGGCGATGCCACGTACTGGTGGAATCTGAGTTGCGCGGTGGTGCTGGCGCTGGGGCGTTATCCGGCGCTGATCCTGCCGCTGATGGTGGCTGCGCGCATGGCAACCAAACGCCGTGCACCGGAATCGTCCGGCAGCCTGCAGATCGAAACCCCCACCTTTGCATTGACCCTGATGGCCATCGTGCTGGTGCTCACCGTGCTGCAGTTCATGCCCGCACTGGTGCTGGGCCCCATCGCCGAACACCTCGCCCTGGCGGCGTCCTGA
- the ribH gene encoding 6,7-dimethyl-8-ribityllumazine synthase, which produces MTHYEGDLRPTTARFVIIASRWNARITDALVTGARQSLAGNGIGEDAIDVVRVPGAWEIPMAANRVAQGGQHAAIIALGCVIRGDTRHYEHVADLCAEGLMSVQLQTGVPVLNGVLAVERVEDAEARAGGSHGNKGEECALAALELVNLMELLP; this is translated from the coding sequence ATGACCCACTACGAAGGCGATCTTCGCCCCACCACCGCGCGCTTTGTGATCATCGCCAGCCGCTGGAATGCCCGTATCACCGACGCCCTGGTGACCGGTGCGCGTCAGAGCCTGGCCGGCAACGGCATCGGCGAAGACGCCATCGACGTGGTGCGCGTGCCCGGCGCCTGGGAAATCCCGATGGCCGCCAACCGCGTCGCCCAGGGCGGCCAGCATGCGGCGATCATCGCGCTGGGCTGCGTCATCCGTGGCGATACCCGCCATTACGAACACGTCGCCGACCTGTGCGCCGAAGGCCTGATGAGCGTGCAGTTGCAGACCGGCGTGCCGGTGCTCAACGGCGTGCTGGCGGTCGAGCGCGTGGAAGATGCCGAGGCACGTGCCGGCGGCAGCCACGGCAACAAGGGCGAAGAATGCGCCCTGGCCGCACTGGAACTGGTCAATTTGATGGAGCTGTTGCCATGA
- a CDS encoding CocE/NonD family hydrolase, which yields MDKRWMGGLAAMALLLSSASALAGAFSKTYERIPGWDGAQMGALVLVPQGQGSGPFPLIVMPASWSLPNLEYLGRATQLASDGYVVVSYTSRGFWDSAGQIDIAGPDTVEDVSAVIDWALAHTPANPDAIGASGISYGAGISLLAAERDPRIKAVAALSGWADLEASLYSNRTVSQQGVGLLVGAGTLTGRPGPDLARIGARVAAGDYDGAVQGFLPQAASRSPASDVAVLNARGTAVLLGNAFNDGLFPPNQTIAFYNQLRGPKQLLLSQGDHATAELPGALGLPNAVYTATTRWFDRHLKQLRNGVDDEAPVRLSPRAGQWLDYPDWAAVQQGATRFGLSAPGGLLSPTGGLINGTASGWQSRIGTDVPTLAESGVVLASGLLQGIGLPVTTSIPLVNRAGAAVWVGAPSSGVRRLAGSPSLRVTVVSSQTQVSLFAYLYRMDALGVAQLLTHAPYSLRGATPGTPVTLEWALQAAAAEIPAGQRLVLVVDTRDARYTDASGGGTLTFTSPVATPSVLNVPLR from the coding sequence ATGGACAAGCGTTGGATGGGCGGTCTTGCCGCCATGGCGTTGTTGCTGTCATCGGCGTCAGCTCTGGCCGGTGCCTTCAGCAAGACCTACGAACGGATTCCGGGTTGGGACGGCGCGCAGATGGGCGCCCTGGTGCTGGTGCCGCAAGGGCAGGGTAGCGGGCCATTTCCGCTGATCGTGATGCCGGCCAGCTGGTCGCTGCCGAATCTGGAATACCTCGGGCGCGCCACCCAGTTGGCCAGCGATGGCTATGTGGTGGTCAGCTACACCTCACGCGGGTTCTGGGATTCGGCTGGGCAGATCGACATCGCCGGGCCGGATACCGTGGAAGACGTCAGCGCGGTGATCGACTGGGCGCTGGCGCATACGCCGGCCAATCCCGATGCGATTGGCGCCTCGGGCATTTCCTATGGTGCGGGCATCAGCCTGCTGGCGGCCGAGCGCGACCCGCGCATCAAGGCGGTGGCCGCGCTCAGCGGGTGGGCGGATCTGGAAGCCTCGCTGTACTCAAATCGCACGGTGAGCCAGCAGGGCGTGGGCCTGCTGGTAGGGGCGGGTACGTTGACCGGCCGGCCGGGGCCGGACTTGGCCAGGATCGGCGCCAGGGTGGCGGCTGGCGATTACGACGGCGCGGTGCAGGGCTTCCTGCCGCAGGCCGCATCGCGTAGCCCCGCGAGCGATGTGGCGGTGCTCAATGCGCGCGGCACCGCGGTGCTGCTGGGCAATGCCTTCAACGACGGCCTATTTCCACCCAACCAGACCATCGCGTTCTACAACCAACTGCGCGGCCCCAAGCAACTGCTGCTCAGCCAGGGCGACCATGCCACCGCCGAATTGCCGGGCGCGCTCGGGCTGCCCAACGCGGTGTACACGGCGACCACGCGCTGGTTCGACCGCCACCTCAAGCAGCTGCGCAATGGCGTGGACGACGAAGCGCCGGTGCGGCTGTCGCCGCGCGCCGGGCAATGGCTGGACTACCCGGACTGGGCGGCGGTGCAACAGGGTGCCACCCGGTTCGGGCTCTCCGCGCCGGGCGGGCTGCTCAGCCCCACGGGCGGCTTGATCAACGGCACTGCCAGCGGCTGGCAGTCGCGCATTGGTACCGACGTGCCGACGCTCGCCGAGTCTGGCGTGGTGCTGGCCAGTGGGCTGTTGCAGGGAATCGGCCTGCCGGTGACCACTTCCATCCCGCTGGTGAACCGGGCCGGTGCGGCGGTGTGGGTGGGTGCACCGTCGAGCGGAGTGCGGCGCCTGGCCGGCAGTCCATCGTTGCGGGTCACCGTGGTGTCCAGCCAGACGCAGGTGAGCCTGTTCGCCTATCTGTACCGCATGGATGCGCTGGGCGTTGCACAGCTGCTGACCCACGCGCCGTATTCGCTGCGCGGCGCAACGCCCGGCACGCCGGTGACGCTGGAGTGGGCGCTGCAGGCCGCCGCAGCAGAGATCCCGGCCGGGCAGCGCCTGGTGTTGGTGGTCGACACGCGCGACGCACGCTACACCGATGCCAGCGGCGGCGGCACGCTGACCTTTACGTCGCCGGTGGCGACGCCATCGGTGTTGAATGTGCCGCTGCGGTGA
- the ribB gene encoding 3,4-dihydroxy-2-butanone-4-phosphate synthase, translated as MNFAPVPELIEELRAGRMVVIVDDEDRENEGDLIMAAELVKPSDINFMVTHARGLVCLSLTRERCTQLGLAPMVRNNTAQFHTNFTVSIEAAEGVTTGISAYDRAHTVRTAVRPDAKPHDLSQPGHIFPLIAQPGGVLTRAGHTEAASDLPMLAGLEPAGVLVEVLNPDGSMARRPQLEVFAREHGLKMGSIADLIAYRLANEHTVERVDEREIETEFGPFHLVTYRDRIAHDLHFALVRGTPDPTTPTLVRVQVENPLADLLHWQRDDFGVAATDALRAIAAEGQGVMVVLSAPRDSESLLARLRQQPEVAANAKDVSQWRRNGAGAQILADLGLGKLRVLGTPRRQVGLAGFGLEVVEFLECHPGAASRVAAAP; from the coding sequence ATGAATTTCGCGCCTGTCCCCGAATTGATCGAAGAGCTGCGCGCCGGCCGCATGGTGGTGATCGTCGATGACGAAGACCGCGAAAACGAAGGCGATCTGATCATGGCGGCCGAGTTGGTCAAGCCGTCGGACATCAACTTCATGGTCACCCACGCACGTGGCCTGGTGTGCCTGTCGCTGACCCGCGAGCGCTGCACGCAGCTCGGTCTGGCACCGATGGTGCGCAACAACACCGCGCAGTTCCATACCAACTTCACCGTCAGCATTGAGGCGGCCGAAGGGGTCACCACCGGGATTTCCGCCTACGACCGCGCGCATACCGTGCGCACCGCGGTGCGGCCGGATGCCAAACCGCACGATCTCAGCCAGCCGGGGCACATTTTCCCGCTGATTGCGCAGCCGGGTGGCGTGCTGACGCGCGCCGGGCACACCGAGGCGGCCAGCGATCTGCCGATGCTGGCCGGGCTGGAACCGGCCGGTGTACTGGTGGAAGTACTCAACCCCGACGGCAGCATGGCGCGCCGCCCGCAGCTGGAGGTGTTCGCGCGCGAGCATGGGCTGAAGATGGGCTCGATCGCCGATCTGATCGCCTACCGGCTGGCCAACGAACACACCGTCGAGCGCGTGGATGAACGTGAGATCGAAACCGAGTTCGGGCCGTTCCATCTGGTGACCTACCGCGACCGCATCGCGCACGACCTGCATTTCGCGCTGGTGCGTGGCACCCCGGATCCGACCACGCCAACCCTGGTCCGCGTGCAGGTGGAAAACCCGCTGGCCGATCTGCTGCACTGGCAGCGCGATGATTTCGGCGTGGCCGCCACCGATGCGCTGCGCGCGATTGCTGCCGAAGGGCAGGGCGTGATGGTGGTGCTGTCGGCCCCGCGCGACAGCGAATCGCTGCTGGCACGCCTGCGCCAACAGCCGGAGGTGGCCGCCAACGCCAAGGATGTGAGCCAGTGGCGCCGCAACGGTGCTGGCGCGCAGATCCTGGCCGACCTGGGCCTGGGCAAGCTGCGCGTGCTGGGTACGCCGCGGCGGCAGGTCGGCCTGGCCGGCTTCGGCCTGGAGGTGGTGGAGTTTCTGGAATGCCATCCGGGCGCCGCCTCGCGCGTGGCCGCCGCGCCCTGA
- the nusB gene encoding transcription antitermination factor NusB, with product MSKPGGHARHGRRDGIDPVLRSRARRRALQAVYAWQIAGGFAKQVIAQFAHEQAHEVADLAYFESLVEGVLSNRSELDTALTPYLDRGVEEVDAIERAVLRLAAYELLYRQDVPYRVVINEAIETAKRFGSEHGHTYVNGVLDRAAVEWRKMESGASGA from the coding sequence ATGAGCAAGCCCGGTGGACACGCCCGCCACGGACGTCGTGACGGCATCGACCCGGTGCTGCGCTCGCGCGCACGCCGTCGCGCCTTGCAGGCGGTGTATGCCTGGCAGATCGCCGGTGGGTTCGCCAAGCAGGTGATCGCTCAGTTTGCCCACGAGCAAGCGCATGAAGTGGCCGATCTGGCCTACTTCGAAAGCCTGGTGGAAGGCGTGCTCAGCAACCGCAGCGAGCTGGATACCGCGCTGACGCCGTACCTGGACCGTGGCGTGGAAGAAGTCGATGCGATCGAGCGCGCCGTGCTGCGCCTGGCCGCCTACGAGCTGTTGTATCGCCAGGACGTGCCGTACCGCGTGGTGATCAACGAAGCGATCGAAACCGCCAAGCGTTTTGGTTCCGAACACGGCCACACCTATGTCAACGGCGTGCTGGACCGCGCAGCCGTGGAGTGGCGCAAGATGGAATCGGGCGCCAGCGGCGCGTGA